A genomic stretch from Vibrio cortegadensis includes:
- the rbsB gene encoding ribose ABC transporter substrate-binding protein RbsB translates to MNKLATLISAAVLSASVSATAQAQDTMAIVLSTLNNPFFVTMKDGAEAKAEELGYNLIVLDSQNDPSKELSNIEDLTVRGVKAILINPTDSDAVSNAIRMANRSKIPVLTLDRGASRGDVVSHIASDNVIGGEMAGHFIMEKVGEKAKVIQLEGIAGTSAARERGEGFMNSVKGSHMELLASQPADFDRTKGLNVMENLLAANPDVQAVFAQNDEMALGAVRAVQASGKDVMIVGFDGTDDGIAAVNRGILAATVAQQPDMIGSLGIEIADKILKGEKVEAYIPVPLKIIAK, encoded by the coding sequence ATGAATAAATTAGCTACTCTAATTTCAGCCGCTGTTCTTTCTGCTTCTGTTAGTGCAACAGCACAAGCTCAAGATACTATGGCAATCGTACTTTCGACGCTAAACAACCCTTTCTTCGTAACAATGAAAGATGGAGCTGAAGCAAAAGCAGAAGAGCTAGGCTACAACCTTATTGTTCTGGATTCGCAAAATGACCCAAGTAAAGAGCTTTCAAACATTGAAGATTTGACGGTTCGTGGCGTGAAGGCAATCCTGATTAACCCAACGGATTCAGACGCCGTATCTAACGCGATTCGTATGGCTAACCGCTCTAAGATCCCTGTATTGACTCTTGACCGTGGTGCAAGCCGCGGTGATGTCGTGAGTCACATCGCTTCTGATAATGTTATCGGTGGTGAAATGGCGGGACACTTCATCATGGAAAAAGTAGGTGAAAAAGCGAAAGTCATTCAATTAGAAGGTATTGCTGGTACTTCTGCGGCTCGTGAACGTGGTGAAGGTTTCATGAACTCAGTTAAAGGCAGCCATATGGAGCTACTTGCTAGCCAGCCAGCTGATTTTGACCGCACTAAAGGCCTAAACGTAATGGAAAACTTGCTTGCAGCAAACCCAGACGTTCAAGCCGTTTTCGCTCAAAATGATGAAATGGCATTAGGTGCGGTTCGCGCGGTTCAAGCGTCGGGTAAAGATGTGATGATCGTTGGTTTTGACGGCACTGATGACGGAATTGCAGCCGTTAATCGCGGCATTCTAGCAGCAACAGTAGCTCAACAACCTGACATGATTGGTTCTTTAGGTATTGAGATTGCAGATAAAATCCTAAAAGGCGAAAAAGTAGAAGCGTACATCCCAGTACCTCTAAAAATTATCGCTAAATAA
- the fruB gene encoding fused PTS fructose transporter subunit IIA/HPr protein, whose product MLKLTSQDITLLQSAPDKLTAIVAIAADLTSKGFVSDGYIDGMINREKQNSTFLGNGIAIPHGTTDTRDLVKQTGITVHHFPQGVQWGDNNTVYVAIGIAAKSDEHLEILKQLTKVLSDDGIEECLRLANTKDEIIAILNGQAQLNVDFDASLIQRLFPASDMIQMSAVAGGLLSNTGCAESEFVAELITKKPTHLGKGLWLVSSNKAVKRTGISFVTTANDCNFQGETVKGLIAIAACNHAHKNALNTIGQLVFNQKQEKLLNADTPQLLAMFNNNEVDASTEGEPSNLPNDNTGIFKIKNVHGLHARPGAMLVAEAKRFESTIKVANLNGDAKPVNAKSLMKVIAMGVRHGHELQFTAEGADAPQAIEAIGQAISAGLGEG is encoded by the coding sequence ATGTTGAAATTAACAAGCCAAGACATCACCCTTCTTCAATCTGCTCCTGATAAGTTGACGGCGATTGTTGCGATTGCCGCTGATTTAACCTCGAAAGGTTTCGTCTCAGACGGCTACATTGACGGTATGATCAATCGAGAAAAACAAAATTCAACCTTCCTCGGAAACGGCATTGCAATTCCACACGGCACAACGGATACCCGAGATTTAGTCAAACAAACTGGCATTACCGTCCACCATTTTCCTCAAGGTGTTCAATGGGGAGACAACAACACCGTTTATGTTGCTATCGGTATCGCGGCCAAATCTGACGAACACTTGGAAATTCTCAAGCAACTGACCAAAGTGCTGTCCGATGATGGTATCGAAGAGTGTCTAAGATTAGCGAATACAAAAGATGAGATTATTGCCATCCTCAATGGTCAAGCTCAGCTAAATGTCGATTTTGATGCGTCGTTGATTCAGCGCCTTTTTCCAGCAAGCGATATGATTCAAATGAGCGCAGTAGCAGGTGGTTTACTCAGTAATACTGGTTGTGCTGAATCTGAATTTGTTGCGGAACTTATCACGAAAAAACCGACACATTTAGGGAAAGGCTTATGGCTTGTCAGCAGTAATAAAGCCGTAAAACGCACAGGTATCTCATTTGTCACCACCGCGAATGATTGCAACTTCCAAGGTGAGACAGTTAAAGGGTTAATCGCCATCGCGGCTTGTAATCATGCCCACAAAAATGCCCTCAACACTATCGGACAACTGGTATTCAATCAGAAACAAGAAAAATTACTCAATGCCGATACGCCACAACTGTTAGCTATGTTCAACAACAACGAAGTTGATGCATCAACGGAAGGCGAACCATCAAATCTCCCTAATGACAATACTGGCATATTCAAAATTAAAAATGTCCATGGTTTACATGCTAGACCGGGTGCCATGCTTGTTGCTGAAGCGAAGCGGTTTGAATCCACAATCAAAGTTGCCAACCTCAATGGCGATGCGAAACCTGTCAACGCAAAAAGCTTAATGAAAGTCATTGCGATGGGTGTTCGACACGGCCATGAACTTCAATTTACTGCGGAAGGTGCGGATGCTCCTCAAGCCATAGAAGCCATTGGCCAAGCGATTTCTGCTGGTCTTGGTGAAGGTTAA
- a CDS encoding S1 family peptidase, which translates to MKQWTLLALACCSAVSMADVEVQPYIVNGTSASVDTFPSMASLFIDATDFGGHYSSGSYCGATILSDRYILTAAHCIYGNDTAQLFTVVVPQLQNESDFPLGSIQKSRVSEVYYRSDYVNSTNVLLPNDVAILKLESSLNIDTVNDIAKFATNENYRSSSSEFVAVGHGNIRSGVDGNTNLLKTDLDYVVNATCANVFYAGSSLTEKQICFDGDFSASTGLSNATCQGDSGGPVYWNDGGTYKQVGLTSFGPTTCGDPTANVTSVFTEITDYKGWIDSVVSGNEAPKFVATDTQRQTFADSGGLSTASSGSGGGGGSLPLWSVFALGFIGLFRKQQR; encoded by the coding sequence ATGAAACAATGGACACTTCTCGCTTTAGCGTGTTGTTCGGCAGTCAGTATGGCGGATGTAGAAGTACAACCATATATCGTTAACGGAACGTCTGCGTCGGTAGATACATTTCCATCAATGGCGAGTTTGTTTATTGATGCAACTGATTTTGGAGGCCATTACTCATCAGGGAGTTACTGTGGGGCCACAATATTATCTGATCGATATATTTTAACAGCTGCGCACTGTATTTATGGCAATGATACCGCGCAACTCTTTACGGTTGTTGTTCCTCAGTTGCAAAACGAGAGCGACTTCCCATTAGGCTCTATTCAAAAATCGCGGGTTAGTGAAGTTTATTACCGTTCCGATTACGTCAATAGTACTAATGTTCTGCTCCCAAATGATGTGGCGATACTTAAGTTAGAGTCATCTCTGAATATTGACACGGTCAATGATATTGCCAAGTTTGCGACGAATGAAAATTATCGTTCGTCATCAAGTGAGTTTGTCGCAGTAGGGCATGGCAATATAAGATCTGGCGTCGATGGCAATACAAACTTATTGAAAACCGATCTCGATTACGTGGTTAATGCTACCTGTGCTAATGTCTTCTACGCAGGTTCTTCACTGACAGAGAAGCAGATCTGTTTTGATGGCGATTTTAGTGCTTCGACTGGCCTTTCTAATGCAACTTGCCAAGGTGATTCGGGTGGGCCAGTGTATTGGAATGATGGAGGCACTTATAAACAAGTGGGTTTAACCAGCTTTGGACCAACGACTTGTGGCGATCCAACTGCGAATGTTACGTCAGTATTTACTGAAATCACCGATTATAAAGGTTGGATCGATAGTGTCGTTAGTGGCAATGAGGCTCCAAAATTTGTCGCGACTGATACTCAGCGTCAAACCTTTGCTGATTCAGGTGGCCTTTCGACAGCAAGTTCAGGCTCTGGTGGCGGTGGTGGGAGCTTACCTCTATGGAGTGTGTTCGCACTTGGCTTCATTGGACTGTTTAGAAAACAACAACGATAA
- a CDS encoding substrate-binding domain-containing protein translates to MATMKDVAKLAGVSSSTVSHVVNRSRFVSDEIAERVNNAVKELNYAPSALARSLKVKCTKTVGMLVTTSTNPFFGEVVKGVERRCYEKGYNLILCNTEGDDERMKASIDTLLQKRVDGLMLMCSTLEGQQIDVFSRYPDLPVVVMDWGEISFASDKIQDNSHQGGYLATQHLIKQGHRQIGCITGPLFRSQALSRYQGFQQAMAEAEIEVNPDWIVESNFECDGGFDAFHHLQANGPLPSAIFVGNDMMAMGLINAASEANVRIPNDLSIIGYDDIRLAKYMTPSLTTIHQPKYRLGQSAVDALLYRLENPDDEPQIVQLDPSLVERKSVKNVNT, encoded by the coding sequence ATGGCAACAATGAAAGATGTAGCAAAACTGGCCGGGGTATCTTCTTCTACCGTCAGTCATGTCGTCAATCGCTCTCGCTTTGTCAGTGACGAAATCGCTGAACGCGTCAACAATGCCGTCAAAGAACTCAATTACGCCCCTTCAGCCCTAGCGCGTAGTTTAAAAGTAAAATGTACAAAAACTGTTGGCATGCTAGTCACAACCTCCACCAATCCATTTTTTGGTGAGGTCGTAAAAGGCGTTGAACGTCGCTGTTACGAAAAAGGCTACAACCTAATTTTATGCAATACAGAAGGTGATGACGAACGAATGAAAGCATCCATTGATACGCTGCTGCAAAAGCGTGTTGATGGGCTGATGCTGATGTGTTCAACCCTTGAAGGTCAACAAATTGATGTATTTAGCCGCTATCCTGATTTACCAGTGGTGGTGATGGACTGGGGCGAGATATCATTTGCGAGTGACAAAATTCAAGATAATTCTCATCAAGGGGGCTATCTAGCCACTCAGCATTTAATCAAGCAGGGTCACCGTCAAATAGGGTGTATCACTGGGCCGCTTTTTCGCAGCCAAGCATTGTCACGCTATCAAGGTTTTCAGCAAGCAATGGCCGAAGCTGAAATAGAGGTGAACCCTGATTGGATAGTAGAATCCAACTTCGAATGCGATGGCGGTTTTGATGCTTTTCACCATTTACAAGCAAACGGGCCGCTGCCAAGTGCCATATTCGTTGGTAATGATATGATGGCGATGGGCTTGATTAATGCAGCATCTGAGGCCAATGTTCGCATTCCCAATGATCTTTCAATCATTGGTTATGATGACATTCGCCTTGCAAAATACATGACTCCGTCACTCACAACCATCCACCAGCCTAAATATCGATTAGGCCAATCAGCGGTTGATGCCCTGCTCTATCGCCTAGAGAACCCCGATGACGAACCACAGATAGTGCAATTGGATCCGAGTTTGGTTGAACGTAAAAGCGTTAAAAATGTGAACACCTAA
- the rbsC gene encoding ribose ABC transporter permease yields MSSKTMSKTNSDTEKNMKKPLISKEWLIEQKSLIALIFLIVVVSFLNPNFFTLDNILNILRQTSVNAIIAVGMTLVILTAGIDLSVGSVLALCGAFAASLIGMEVPVIIAVPTALLAGAALGAISGIIIAKGKVQAFIATLVTMTLLRGVTMVYTDGRPISTGFTDTGDAFAWFGTGYALGIPVPVWLMVIVFASVWYLLNHTRFGRYVYALGGNESATRLSGINVDRVKIGVYAICGLLAALAGLIVTSRLSSAQPTAGMGYELDAIAAVVLGGTSLAGGRGRIMGTLIGALIIGFLNNALNLLDVSSYYQMIAKAVVILLAVLVDNKNK; encoded by the coding sequence ATGAGTAGCAAGACCATGAGCAAGACAAACTCAGATACTGAAAAAAACATGAAGAAACCACTGATTAGCAAAGAGTGGCTCATTGAGCAGAAATCACTTATCGCTCTTATTTTTCTGATTGTCGTGGTTTCATTTTTGAACCCTAACTTTTTTACTCTCGACAACATTCTCAATATTCTTAGACAAACATCCGTTAACGCTATTATTGCCGTCGGTATGACACTGGTTATTTTAACGGCTGGTATCGATTTAAGTGTTGGCTCTGTACTTGCGCTTTGTGGTGCATTTGCGGCTAGCTTAATAGGAATGGAAGTGCCCGTTATTATCGCCGTTCCTACCGCATTGTTAGCTGGCGCTGCACTTGGCGCAATCAGCGGTATCATTATTGCCAAAGGTAAAGTACAAGCTTTCATTGCCACACTTGTCACCATGACTCTGCTTCGCGGTGTCACTATGGTCTACACCGATGGCCGCCCTATCTCGACGGGTTTTACTGATACTGGCGATGCGTTCGCATGGTTTGGTACCGGTTACGCTCTTGGCATTCCTGTCCCTGTATGGCTGATGGTGATTGTGTTTGCTTCTGTCTGGTATCTGCTTAATCACACTCGCTTTGGTCGCTATGTTTACGCGCTAGGTGGAAACGAATCTGCCACTCGCCTTTCTGGTATCAATGTTGATCGCGTGAAAATTGGTGTTTACGCCATCTGTGGCTTACTTGCTGCATTAGCAGGGTTGATCGTAACCTCACGTTTGTCATCCGCCCAACCGACCGCTGGTATGGGTTACGAACTTGATGCAATTGCCGCGGTTGTTCTCGGTGGCACAAGTTTAGCCGGAGGTAGAGGCAGAATCATGGGAACGCTCATTGGCGCTCTTATCATCGGTTTCTTAAACAATGCACTGAACTTACTAGACGTCTCTTCTTACTACCAGATGATCGCGAAAGCGGTGGTTATTTTGCTGGCAGTATTAGTCGATAACAAAAACAAATAG
- the pfkB gene encoding 1-phosphofructokinase, with protein MTNSIQGNSTRTPEKQTKVVTITLNPALDLTGSLNTFNLGSVSLVNQSSLHAAGKGVNVAKVLSDLGAKVTVTGFLGKDNEELFCQLFNDIGAKDQFIRVNGATRINVKLVEQSGGVSDINFPGVTVTPNDIKQFEQTLFGLADDHEYFVIAGSLPNGISPELCASWIKQLHQMGKKVLFDSSRDALAAGLNAQPWLIKPNDEELSQFVGRDLKTPLQCQQAASELAQKGIDNIVVSMGAEGVMWLNQGEWLRSYPPKMKVVSTVGAGDTLVAGLCWGHMQAMNKDELLIFSTALSALAVSQVGVGIKSQQELDNTQKQIKLESLSLAASQ; from the coding sequence ATGACAAACTCAATTCAGGGAAACTCAACTCGAACCCCAGAGAAGCAAACCAAGGTTGTGACGATCACGCTTAACCCAGCACTCGATTTAACGGGAAGCCTCAACACTTTCAATCTTGGCTCCGTTAGCCTTGTCAATCAAAGCTCGCTTCATGCAGCTGGCAAGGGCGTAAATGTAGCAAAAGTATTAAGTGATCTTGGAGCAAAAGTCACCGTCACAGGCTTTCTAGGCAAAGATAACGAAGAGTTGTTTTGCCAACTGTTTAACGACATCGGCGCAAAGGATCAATTTATTCGCGTCAATGGAGCGACTCGAATTAACGTTAAGTTGGTTGAACAAAGTGGTGGTGTCAGCGACATCAATTTCCCAGGCGTCACCGTTACGCCTAACGACATAAAACAGTTTGAACAGACACTATTTGGCCTTGCCGACGATCACGAATACTTTGTGATTGCAGGCAGTTTACCCAATGGGATCTCACCAGAACTTTGCGCGTCTTGGATTAAACAGCTTCACCAAATGGGTAAAAAAGTTCTATTTGATAGCAGCCGTGATGCTCTCGCAGCGGGTTTAAATGCACAGCCTTGGTTGATTAAACCTAACGATGAAGAGCTTTCTCAATTCGTCGGGCGAGATCTAAAGACACCACTTCAATGTCAGCAGGCCGCGTCAGAGTTAGCACAAAAAGGAATCGATAACATTGTGGTTTCGATGGGTGCGGAAGGCGTGATGTGGTTGAACCAAGGTGAATGGCTACGTTCTTACCCACCCAAAATGAAGGTTGTAAGTACCGTTGGCGCTGGCGATACGCTCGTTGCAGGACTTTGCTGGGGCCACATGCAAGCCATGAACAAAGATGAATTACTCATTTTTTCTACCGCTTTATCTGCACTAGCCGTTTCGCAGGTCGGCGTGGGAATAAAGAGCCAACAAGAGCTCGACAATACACAGAAACAAATCAAACTTGAATCGCTTAGCCTCGCGGCGAGCCAATAA
- the cra gene encoding catabolite repressor/activator: protein MDDLTKTVFEKSFWLLLNPFSFYTESIQRIIQLIKRSDLNLYDPSHRIRVIHMTLDEISKLAGVSKTTASYVINGKAQKYRISEKTQKKVMAVVEEHNYRPDHAASSLRAGNSRSFGLIIPDLENTSYARLAKLLEQNSRKAGYQILIGCSDDDPETEMKVAEALVSRRIDALFVASAIPDANAFYLKLQNSGTPVIAIDRPLDDEHFCCVISEDFGAAFELTHSLLTDEVETVGLIGALPDLNISRERQQGFESALKAQSKVAQIGYGEHFNREAGKSVLNEWVKRGEIPDAIVATSYTLLEGMLDVLLEHPDLMEKVKLATFGDNRLLDFLPTKINSLPQQFEVIADSALALALNASAKRYQAGVELVPREIIVRR from the coding sequence ATGGATGATCTTACAAAGACTGTGTTTGAAAAATCATTTTGGCTTTTGCTGAATCCTTTCAGCTTTTATACTGAATCGATTCAGCGTATAATTCAACTTATCAAAAGATCGGATCTGAATTTATATGATCCGTCGCACAGAATAAGGGTTATCCATATGACACTGGATGAAATATCAAAGCTGGCAGGTGTATCAAAAACGACAGCAAGTTATGTGATCAATGGGAAAGCTCAAAAGTACCGGATCAGTGAAAAAACACAGAAGAAAGTCATGGCCGTTGTCGAGGAGCATAACTATCGCCCTGATCATGCCGCGTCGTCTCTGCGTGCGGGTAATAGCCGTTCTTTTGGTTTGATTATTCCGGATCTGGAGAACACCAGTTACGCTCGTTTAGCCAAACTATTGGAGCAAAATTCGCGTAAAGCGGGCTACCAAATTTTGATTGGTTGCTCAGATGATGATCCTGAAACGGAAATGAAAGTGGCAGAAGCTTTGGTTAGTCGTCGAATCGATGCGCTATTTGTGGCCAGTGCGATACCTGACGCCAACGCGTTTTATCTCAAACTGCAAAACTCAGGTACGCCCGTCATTGCGATTGACCGTCCATTAGATGACGAGCACTTTTGCTGTGTGATCAGTGAAGATTTCGGTGCTGCGTTTGAATTAACACACTCGCTGTTAACCGATGAAGTAGAAACCGTTGGGTTGATTGGAGCTTTACCAGATTTGAATATCTCTCGTGAGCGTCAACAAGGTTTTGAGTCAGCATTGAAAGCTCAGTCAAAAGTAGCTCAAATTGGTTATGGAGAACACTTCAATCGTGAGGCTGGTAAGAGCGTGTTGAATGAGTGGGTGAAGAGAGGAGAAATTCCTGATGCGATTGTCGCGACATCTTATACTTTACTAGAAGGGATGCTCGATGTTTTGCTAGAACACCCAGATTTGATGGAAAAGGTCAAACTTGCGACATTTGGTGATAATCGCTTATTGGATTTTCTACCGACCAAAATAAACTCTTTGCCTCAGCAGTTTGAAGTGATTGCAGACAGCGCTTTAGCCCTTGCTCTTAATGCCTCCGCGAAGCGTTATCAAGCCGGAGTGGAGTTGGTACCGCGAGAGATCATCGTCCGCCGATAA
- a CDS encoding ABC transporter substrate-binding protein: MKKLALGLTCAAAMLCSAVQAKEIRLASDFTYPPFNYKNSEGTPVGFDIEIADALCSEAKLECVWVSQSWDALIPSLLARKSDVIMASMRITDERKRKVLFTDKYYQTPARFVASSAESFSIDSQGLTGKTIGVQQGTIHDRYVTDKFDDVAKIKRYTGQDEVYLDLASGRLDATFGNSDQLALAFLEKDQGKGFEFKGKAVTDKAYIGEGTALALRLKDKALAEKFNNAIMKIRANGTYDKIANKYFTFDIYGADL, from the coding sequence ATGAAGAAACTTGCTCTAGGTCTTACATGCGCAGCGGCAATGCTCTGTTCAGCGGTTCAAGCAAAAGAGATACGCTTAGCATCAGACTTTACTTATCCACCTTTTAATTACAAAAACAGCGAAGGTACGCCAGTCGGATTTGATATCGAAATTGCTGATGCTTTGTGTTCAGAAGCAAAGCTTGAGTGTGTCTGGGTATCCCAAAGTTGGGATGCATTGATTCCCAGTTTATTGGCTCGTAAATCGGACGTGATTATGGCGTCGATGCGCATCACCGATGAACGTAAACGCAAAGTCTTGTTTACGGATAAATATTACCAAACCCCTGCTCGTTTTGTGGCCAGTTCAGCGGAGTCGTTCTCAATTGATTCGCAAGGTTTGACAGGAAAAACCATCGGTGTTCAGCAAGGTACTATTCATGATCGCTATGTGACTGATAAATTTGATGATGTTGCAAAAATTAAGCGTTATACAGGACAAGATGAAGTGTATTTAGATCTTGCAAGTGGACGCTTGGATGCAACATTTGGCAATTCCGATCAATTAGCTCTCGCTTTTTTAGAGAAAGATCAGGGAAAAGGGTTTGAATTTAAAGGGAAAGCGGTCACTGATAAAGCTTATATCGGGGAAGGAACCGCTTTAGCGTTAAGGCTTAAAGATAAAGCGCTGGCTGAAAAGTTTAACAACGCAATTATGAAGATTCGAGCCAATGGCACCTACGATAAAATTGCCAATAAATACTTCACATTTGATATTTATGGTGCTGACTTGTAA
- the fruA gene encoding PTS fructose transporter subunit IIBC, protein MNISIITACPSGVANSIIAAGLLEQAAKALNWNPTVECQSTVMPTEALTDNQIATADVVVIAANTSVDTSRFVGKKVYQAEISQCTSDPKSFLQNAVNQAEVLTEATTLPTSISVESETALNSNQKKIVAITACPTGVAHTFMAAEALENEGTRLGHHVKVETRGSVGAKNQLTEQDIADADLVIIAADIEVPLDRFNGKLLYRTSTGLALKKTEQEITKALAEATTYTHSGKSSDSSQNDEKKGVYKHLMTGVSHMLPVVVAGGLIIALSFIFGIEAFKEEGTLAAALMTIGGGSAFALMIPVLAGFIAFSIADRPGLAPGLIGGMLANSTGAGFLGGIAAGFIAGYSAKFIADKVSLPQSMEALKPILIIPFIASLFTGLVMIYIVGGPVSSIMSAMTDFLNNMGTSNAVLLGIILGAMMCFDLGGPVNKAAYTFGVGLLASQTYAPMAAIMAAGMVPALGMGLATFLVKEKFEAGEREAGKASFVLGLCFISEGAIPFAAKDPMRVIPACMAGGALTGALSMLFGAQLMAPHGGLFVLLIPGAISPVLMYLVAIAAGTAVTGFGYAFLKSRADSKEKSISAA, encoded by the coding sequence ATGAATATTTCTATTATTACCGCTTGTCCGAGCGGCGTAGCAAACAGCATTATTGCCGCTGGCTTATTAGAACAGGCGGCTAAAGCACTGAACTGGAACCCAACAGTCGAGTGTCAATCCACTGTTATGCCTACAGAAGCGCTAACCGACAACCAAATCGCCACGGCTGATGTTGTGGTTATCGCGGCTAACACATCTGTAGATACCTCTCGCTTTGTTGGTAAGAAAGTTTATCAAGCTGAGATTTCTCAATGCACTTCAGATCCAAAATCTTTTTTGCAAAATGCCGTCAATCAAGCCGAAGTATTAACCGAAGCCACTACTCTGCCGACATCTATATCTGTTGAATCTGAAACTGCATTGAATAGCAACCAAAAGAAAATTGTCGCAATCACAGCATGCCCAACAGGTGTTGCCCACACATTCATGGCAGCAGAAGCATTAGAAAATGAAGGGACACGCTTAGGCCATCATGTCAAAGTCGAAACCCGTGGTTCGGTTGGCGCTAAAAACCAACTGACTGAGCAAGATATTGCAGACGCCGATCTTGTGATTATCGCCGCCGATATTGAAGTACCTCTTGATCGCTTTAACGGTAAACTTTTGTACCGTACAAGTACTGGGCTTGCTCTGAAAAAGACCGAGCAAGAGATCACAAAGGCATTGGCTGAAGCGACCACTTACACCCATAGCGGCAAATCATCTGATAGTTCACAAAATGATGAAAAGAAAGGGGTATACAAACACTTAATGACTGGTGTTTCACACATGCTTCCTGTTGTGGTAGCTGGTGGTTTGATTATCGCGCTTTCATTCATTTTTGGTATCGAAGCCTTTAAAGAAGAAGGGACGTTGGCCGCAGCACTTATGACCATCGGTGGCGGTTCTGCCTTTGCTCTGATGATTCCGGTATTGGCTGGTTTTATTGCGTTCTCCATAGCAGACCGTCCAGGTTTAGCTCCGGGTTTAATTGGTGGTATGTTAGCAAATTCAACTGGTGCGGGCTTCTTAGGTGGCATCGCAGCCGGTTTTATCGCGGGTTACTCAGCGAAGTTCATAGCCGATAAAGTCTCTCTTCCACAATCAATGGAAGCGCTTAAACCTATTCTTATCATTCCGTTTATTGCAAGTTTGTTCACTGGCCTTGTGATGATTTACATCGTCGGTGGCCCAGTATCAAGCATCATGTCTGCTATGACGGACTTCCTCAATAACATGGGAACATCAAACGCGGTTCTACTCGGCATTATTCTTGGTGCCATGATGTGTTTCGACCTTGGTGGTCCAGTAAATAAAGCGGCTTATACGTTTGGTGTTGGCTTATTGGCTTCACAAACTTATGCACCAATGGCAGCGATTATGGCGGCAGGTATGGTTCCAGCATTAGGTATGGGCCTTGCGACATTCCTTGTAAAAGAGAAATTTGAAGCCGGTGAACGTGAAGCAGGAAAAGCCTCTTTCGTGCTTGGTTTATGTTTCATCTCTGAAGGTGCGATTCCATTTGCAGCCAAAGACCCAATGCGCGTCATTCCTGCATGCATGGCTGGCGGTGCGTTAACAGGTGCTCTGTCTATGTTATTTGGCGCTCAGTTAATGGCTCCACATGGCGGGTTGTTCGTCCTACTAATTCCAGGCGCAATTTCACCAGTTCTGATGTATTTAGTGGCCATTGCAGCAGGTACAGCCGTAACAGGGTTTGGTTACGCATTCCTAAAAAGCAGAGCTGACAGTAAAGAGAAGTCTATCTCCGCAGCATAA
- the rbsK gene encoding ribokinase, with protein MNKLVVLGSVNADHVLQVPSFPRPGETLVGANYQVIPGGKGANQAVAAARLNADIGFISCVGDDSFGIKIRNEFANDGINIDGVIVADNTPTGIAMIQVSAAGENSICLSPEANDKLTVDQITQHSDSIRNAKYLLTQLETPIEGIEYAIEIAKQNKTNVILNPAPAQPLSDKLLSCVDVITPNETEAEVLTGITVTDNESAQLAANALHLKGIEIVMITLGAKGVWLSQNGRGELISGFKVKATDTTAAGDTFNGALVTGLIEEMSLESAIKFAHAAAAISVTRFGAQTSIPNREETDIFLKAQG; from the coding sequence ATGAATAAACTCGTTGTTTTAGGTAGTGTTAACGCCGACCATGTCCTTCAAGTTCCATCTTTCCCTCGTCCTGGTGAAACTCTTGTTGGTGCTAATTACCAAGTGATCCCAGGTGGAAAAGGGGCAAATCAAGCCGTCGCAGCAGCGCGTTTAAACGCAGATATCGGATTCATTAGCTGCGTTGGAGATGACTCATTTGGCATCAAGATTCGAAATGAATTTGCCAATGATGGTATTAACATTGATGGCGTGATCGTGGCTGATAATACGCCAACTGGTATTGCGATGATTCAAGTATCAGCGGCAGGCGAAAATAGCATCTGCTTATCTCCAGAAGCCAACGATAAACTCACAGTAGATCAAATTACGCAACACTCAGACAGCATTCGCAATGCTAAATATTTACTGACTCAACTGGAGACTCCAATTGAAGGCATTGAATATGCGATTGAGATTGCCAAACAAAACAAGACAAACGTGATACTCAACCCCGCTCCTGCTCAGCCTCTTTCGGACAAGCTGTTATCGTGTGTCGATGTGATCACGCCTAACGAAACGGAAGCTGAAGTACTAACTGGCATTACCGTTACCGACAATGAATCAGCACAGCTTGCCGCCAATGCGCTGCATTTAAAAGGCATTGAAATTGTGATGATCACACTTGGCGCAAAAGGCGTTTGGTTAAGTCAAAATGGACGTGGTGAATTGATCTCGGGATTCAAAGTAAAAGCGACAGACACCACAGCTGCTGGAGATACCTTTAATGGTGCATTAGTGACTGGTTTAATTGAAGAAATGTCTTTAGAATCAGCGATCAAATTTGCACACGCTGCAGCGGCTATTTCTGTCACTCGCTTTGGTGCACAAACCTCTATACCCAATAGAGAAGAGACAGACATTTTCTTAAAAGCGCAAGGGTAA